A window from Garra rufa chromosome 14, GarRuf1.0, whole genome shotgun sequence encodes these proteins:
- the LOC141285363 gene encoding uncharacterized protein, giving the protein MALVKEESEDVKIEDIRIAEVFSLKQEDADQIEESQELKDMEEKEQNEKDHLKIREKKIKSNRIFTCHHCGKSFSRKRYLKVHISVHTGEKPYTCQQCGKSFAQKGTLVVHSRTHTGEKPYTCSQCGQSFTHTSNLNCHMRTHTGERRFFCKQCGKSFTQKGNLDVHIRSHTGEKPYTCSQCGQSFTQKNNLNCHMSIHSGENLFTCQQCGKNFIQKRNLKVHMRIHTGETHFICNQCGKGFTQKGNLEVHNSHWRKAFYLLTVWTKFCT; this is encoded by the exons ATGGCGTtggttaaagaggagagtgaagacgtgaagattgaaGACATAAGGATTGCAGAAGTGTTCAGTCTGAAACAAGAAGAtgcag aCCAGATTGAGGAGAGTCAAGAGCTGAAGGATATGGAAGAGAAAGAGCAGAATGAGAAAGATCATTTAAAAATTAGAGAAAAGAAGATAAAATCTAACAGGATTTTTACCtgccatcactgtggaaagagttttagtcgAAAACGATATCTTAAGGTCCAcataagtgttcacactggagagaagccctacacctgccaacagtgtggaaagagtttcgctcaaaAAGGAACCCTTGTAGTCCATtcgagaactcacactggagaaaagccttataCTTGCTCTCAATGTGGACAGAGTTTTACACATACAAGCAACCTTAACtgccacatgagaactcacactggagagagacgaTTTTTCtgtaaacagtgtggaaaaagtttcactcaaaaaggaaaccttgatgTCCACATAAGGAGTCACacaggagaaaagccttacacttGCTCTCAATGTGGacagagttttacacagaaaaacaaCCTCAATTGCCACATGAGCATTCACAGTGGGGAGAATttgttcacctgccaacagtgtggaaagaatttCATTCAAAAacgaaaccttaaagtccacatgaggattcacaccggaGAAACACATTTTATCTGTAATCAGTGTGGAAAAGGTTTtactcaaaaaggaaaccttgaagtccacaattcacactggagaaaagccttttatTTGCTCACAGTGTGGACAAAGTTTTGCACATAA
- the LOC141284731 gene encoding uncharacterized protein, whose product MKRCSAKREGHENDQYTMRVLGLAAVAKAAFSGTVSDGVLKLIRSMRDDEIVSVVQHDPCLLQFAQSLYNKHGRDLSRHGYIRQKICDLGRFLISIRKNTSITTLEDAIKPENFMAAVQAAKELAGFSKDEKTFRAPSLALKIGRHLLQVSSIIRGNAIIAGNKELSDCTEQFQTLYRAKWTECVSCTARMSAKEKKYKKKVNLPLTKDMQKLIKHLESASDSAYKNLEKSSTIQNYSDLARVTLTRVILFNRRQPGEVSKMQLKHFLERDASPVLPEFGLSNFEKRLCSYLSRVEFKGKKDRKVAVLLTSDLVKALQLLVEKRKDCKIFDDNGFLFAVPKSLSFFRGHDCIRKFAQESGARHPEYLRSTQLRKQVATTSQILNLKNNEMDQLADFLGHDIRVHRKFYRLPAATLPTAKISTMLLALERGNITELQGRSLDEIQEFAEMKNSSDSEDSCEDEPEQDDTSACTRTGFVKRPWTKLEEQAVFRHFKTHILKGHLATLKECHSCKKAERRILHSRTPQNIRAFVRNRGTSLKRQNALKLGVGID is encoded by the exons ATGAAAAGATGCTCAGCCAAAAGAGAAGGTCACGAAAATGATCAATACACAATGAGAGTACTGGGTCTTGCTGCAGTGGCCAAGGCTGCATTTTCAGGTACCGTATCGGATGGCGTCTTAAAACTCATCAGAAGTATGAGAGATGATGAAATTGTAAGTGTGGTTCAACATGACCCATGTCTTTTACAGTTTGCCCAATCTCTCTACAATAAACATGGACGTGACTTATCAAGGCATGGATATATACGCCAAAAAATTTGTGACCTTGGCAGATTTTTGATAAGCATTCGAAAGAACACTTCCATTACCACCTTGGAGGATGCCATAAAGCCAGAGAATTTTATGGCTGCTGTTCAAGCTGCAAAAGAGCTAGCAGGATTTAGCAAGGATGAAAAGACATTTAGAGCACCAAGTTTAGCATTAAAGATCGGACGGCACTTACTGCAAGTCAGCTCCATCATCCGGGGTAATGCAATCATTGCTGGAAATAAGGAGCTCAGCGACTGTACAGAACAATTCCAAACACTGTACAGGGCAAAGTGGACAGAGTGTGTGTCTTGCACTGCAAGGATGTCtgcaaaagaaaagaaatacaAGAAAAAAGTGAATCTGCCGCTGACCAAAGACATGCAAAAGTTGATAAAACATCTTGAAAGTGCTTCGGATTCAGCCTACAAAAACCTAGAAAAATCTTCCACAATTCAGAACTATTCTGACCTTGCCAGAGTCACTCTCACTAGAGTCATTCTTTTCAATCGACGACAGCCTGGAGaagtttccaaaatgcagttgaaaCATTTTCTTGAAAGGGATGCCTCACCGGTTCTTCCTGAATTCGGACTGTCAAACTTTGAAAAACGACTATGTTCCTACTTAAGTAGGGTTGAATTCaaggggaaaaaagacagaaaagttGCTGTTTTGTTGACATCAGATCTTGTAAAAGCACTCCAGCTGCTTGTAGAAAAGAGAAAAGATTGCAAGATCTTTGATGACAATGGATTCTTGTTTGCAGTACCAAAAAGTCTGTCATTTTTCAGAGGTCATGACTGTATTCGAAAGTTTGCACAGGAATCTGGAGCCAGGCATCCCGAGTACCTGAGGTCAACTCAACTACGAAAACAAGTGGCGACAACATCACAGATACTAAATCTGAAAAATAATGAAATGGACCAGCTTGCTGATTTTTTGGGGCATGATATAAGAGTTCATCGAAAGTTTTATAGACTGCCAGCTGCAACCCTTCCAACCGCAAAAATTTCCACAATGCTTCTAGCATTAGAAAGAGGCAACATTACAGAACTTCAAGGACGATCTCTCGATGAAATCCAag AATTTGCAGAAATGAAGAACAGTAGTGACAGTGAAGACTCGTGTGAAGATGAGCCTGAGCAAGATGACACTTCTG CGTGTACCAGGACAGGCTTTGTAAAAAGGCCTTGGACCAAACTGGAGGAGCAAGCAGTATTCAGGCACTTCAAAACCCATATACTGAAGGGCCATCTCGCCACACTGAAGGAATGTCACTCCTGCAAAAAAGCAGAGAGACGTATCTTGCATAGTCGAACGCCTCAGAACATCAGGGCCTTTGTTCGAAACAGAGGAACATCTTTAAAGAGACAAAATGCATtgaaactaggggtgggcatagattaa